A section of the Primulina eburnea isolate SZY01 chromosome 1, ASM2296580v1, whole genome shotgun sequence genome encodes:
- the LOC140827399 gene encoding E3 ubiquitin-protein ligase MBR2-like: protein MQEERSTFNSFPETIDLNQGSFPNNTSIDYPSSWDNMVNPVENRLPNYMFASSDENIRCTNDTNNCGQRFCGWECGESSSSTKNLQDQASSDDPKTRLGRRPSFPDYFAARSEDKSFEQSHICSAGYVGNQVDGRCLSARNYNSNCGSLKVSSNHEYVRESGSYIKLGSSPPHIQYPCSLTDTQHIHNFNASSSHVGSSVGDSSMYMENNETSGPCFSTWGTSCKRKAIEGTSGQSYHGGSSSTNQRMEEMMMHSVSGCYKDPGNLGIASGPLNLSQLNDPEQLNPSDGVGVNVGVNRASPAFFPSPRIPTSEQCPAINFSVTSNLEHCESDPLETSRGTSARHSSVHSSQLLSRPILSTNSLELRSPFELPLNPTNIPYQSHSMHLNEVRGLPSHPWRESTLLDGGSSSSSVVFGERGSGANARSSYRTNSELPMIFPAPETRNYFHDQIDWSFAPGTSTSPRNHSSGSRSGPSSGGPDSSGAWLPHLNMASQIGQRLSEVAVAPWIPFLNIDSDSETQRSHSALFPSASSSSHEAASTSRAQHQPNQRSASFLTDIPDDDTSRRRALATVDRRHRLIRQVLNAMRRSVHLQAEDYMLIDPFVNGFVELHDRYRDMRLDVDDMSYEELLALEERIGNVSTGLDEEKISSSMQQKIYEATTVSPNLEPCCICQEGYVAGDGIGILDCGHDFHTICIKQWLILKNICPVCKMTALGT from the exons ATGCAAGAGGAAAGAAGTACCTTCAATTCCTTTCCGGAAACAATTGATTTGAATCAAGGATCTTTTCCCAATAATACGTCCATAGATTATCCATCTTCTTGGGATAACATGGTAAATCCCGTTGAAAATCGATTACCAAATTATATGTTTGCATCCAGTGATGAAAACATTAGATGCACGAATGACACCAACAATTGTGGTCAGAGGTTTTGTGGTTGGGAATGTGGTGAATCCAGCTCCAGTACAAAAAATCTGCAAGACCAAGCTTCCAGTGATGATCCCAAAACAAGGCTTGGACGTCGGCCCTCTTTTCCTGATTATTTTGCTGCAAGATCCGAAGATAAGTCCTTTGAACAATCTCATATCTGTAGTGCCGGTTATGTTGGAAATCAAGTAGATGGCAGGTGCTTGAGTGCTCGAAATTACAACTCAAATTGTGGTTCGCTGAAAGTAAGTTCAAACCATGAATATGTGAGAGAGAGCGGTAGTTATATCAAGTTAGGATCAAGCCCACCTCATATTCAATACCCTTGTAGCCTTACAGACACTCAGCATATTCATAATTTCAATGCTTCTTCCAGTCACGTAGGATCTTCTGTAGGTGATTCAAGTATGTACATGGAAAATAATGAAACATCAGGACCGTGTTTCAGTACTTGGGGGACATCTTGCAAGAGAAAAGCTATTGAAGGTACTTCTGGACAGTCTTACCATGGTGGAAGTTCAAGCACCAACCAGCGAATGGAGGAAATGATGATGCATTCGGTTTCAGGATGTTACAAAGATCCAGGAAATTTAGGTATAGCATCTGGCCCACTGAACTTGTCTCAACTTAATGACCCCGAGCAGCTAAATCCAAGTGATGGTGTTGGTGTTAATGTTGGTGTTAATAGAGCATCCCCTGCATTTTTCCCTTCTCCGAGAATTCCAACAAGTGAACAATGCCCTGCCATAAATTTCTCTGTCACATCAAACCTTGAACACTGTGAGTCAGATCCACTTGAAACATCTAGAGGCACTTCTGCAAGGCATTCTAGTGTGCATTCTTCCCAGCTGCTATCGCGACCTATCTTGAGCACTAATTCGTTGGAATTGAGGTCACCATTTGAACTACCGTTGAATCCGACCAATATCCcatatcaatctcattcaatGCACTTAAATGAGGTTAGGGGCCTGCCATCGCATCCATGGAGGGAATCTACTTTACTAGATGGTGGTTCATCGAGTTCTTCTGTGGTCTTTGGAGAAAGAGGATCTGGAGCTAATGCTAGGAGTTCTTATAGAACTAATTCCGAGCTTCCCATGATTTTTCCTGCACCTGAGACAAGAAATTATTTTCATGATCAAATCGATTGGAGTTTTGCTCCTGGAACTTCAACATCACCTAGAAACCATTCTTCTGGATCACGGAGTGGTCCCAGTTCTGGTGGCCCGGATTCTTCTGGAGCCTGGTTGCCTCATCTAAACATGGCTTCGCAAATTGGTCAACGATTGTCAGAAGTCGCAGTCGCTCCCTGGATTCCTTTTCTTAACATTGACTCTGATTCTGAAACTCAGAGAAGTCACTCTGCCCTTTTTCCTTCTGCATCTTCATCCTCACATGAAGCAGCATCGACCAGTCGGGCACAGCATCAACCCAATCAAAGGTCAGCATCATTCTTAACGGATATTCCAGATGATGATACTAGTCGAAGGCGTGCTTTAGCCACCGTCGATAGGAGACATAGATTG ATCCGTCAAGTCTTGAATGCAATGCGGAGGAGTGTCCACTTGCAAGCTGAG GATTACATGCTTATTGACCCTTTTGTAAATGGGTTTGTTGAGTTGCATGATCGATACAGAGATATGAGACTTGATGTTGACGATATGTCTTATGAG GAACTGTTGGCTTTGGAGGAAAGAATTGGGAATGTCAGCACAGGTCTGGATGAAGAAAAGATTTCGAGCTCCATGCAACAAAAAATATATGAAGCTACTACAGTTTCACCAAACTTGGAGCCATGCTGTATTTGTCAG GAAGGTTACGTTGCCGGAGATGGTATTGGGATATTGGACTGTGGGCACGATTTTCATACCATTTGCATCAAACAATGGCTAATACTGAAGAATATTTGCCCCGTCTGTAAAATGACAGCATTAGGAACTTGA